One Hyla sarda isolate aHylSar1 chromosome 11, aHylSar1.hap1, whole genome shotgun sequence genomic window carries:
- the LOC130294928 gene encoding olfactory receptor 10A4-like: MVERRLHDGLSKAEKKRKAKDSKKMSPTFIGENCQDISENSTIVLTSCNFDHHPLSPKMQRNAKVKFHNNMTSSSIHNLTLIPDKMQNTNKTTVSKFILLGFSGFGTFENVLFYVALLAYIVCILGNIAIIIIVIFDPSLHTPMYFFITNFAILEIMFVSVTIPKFLALLMQATKTISMLGCFAQMYALNDLGATECFLLALMVLDRYLAINNPLRYSAIMTHTFCWGLAMLPWIAGFIVSFIPTICTIFLEYCGPNEINQFFCDLAPLQNLACSNPTLSNVATQLAAVLSVVFPFLTIVALYTHIICTVLKIESTEGKQKAFSTCSSHLIVAFLFYCTVIVVYIRPKGSQYDKFLALMYTVVTPTLNPFIYTLRNREVNISARKLLRRFSLFFL, encoded by the exons acatttATAGGAGAAAATTGCCAAGATATCAGTGAAAATAGCACAATAGTCCTAACAAGCTGCAATTTTGACCATCACCCACTGAGCCCAAAAATGCAGAGAAATGCCAAAGTGAAGT TCCATAACAACATGACAAGTTCTTCCATCCATAATTTGACTCTAATTCCTG ACAAAATGCAAAACACTAATAAAACCACAGTATCCAAATTTATTCTGTTGGGATTTTCCGGTTTCGGTACATTTGAGAATGTCCTTTTTTATGTTGCTCTCCTAGCGTACATTGTATGTATACTTGGTAACATTGCtattattataatagttatatttgaCCCTTCGCTTCATACTCCTATGTACTTTTTTATCACGAATTTTGCTATTTTGGAAATAATGTTCGTCTCTGTAACTATTCCAAAATTCTTAGCCCTTCTTATGCAGGCTACAAAGACAATATCTATGCTTGGCTGCTTTGCCCAGATGTATGCCCTAAATGATTTGGGTGCAACTGAGTGCTTCCTACTTGCCCTTATGGTCTTAGATCGATACTTGGCTATTAACAACCCTTTACGTTATTCGGCTATAATGACCCATACATTTTGTTGGGGATTAGCCATGCTCCCCTGGATCGCTGGATTCATCGTTTCTTTCATACCTACAATTTGCACCATTTTTCTGGAATACTGTGGCCCCAATGAAATTAACCAGTTCTTTTGTGACTTGGCTCCATTGCAGAATTTGGCCTGTTCCAACCCAACTTTAAGCAACGTGGCCACTCAGTTAGCTGCCGTTCTTTCTGTGGTGTTTCCATTCCTCACCATTGTGGCTTTGTACACTCACATTATATGTACTGTGTTAAAAATTGAGAGTACAGAAGGCAAACAGAAAGCGTTTTCGACCTGCTCCTCCCATCTTATTGTTGCTTTTCTGTTTTATTGCACAGTTATTGTCGTTTACATTAGACCAAAAGGCAGTCAATACGATAAATTCCTTGCACTCATGTATACGGTTGTTACTCCTACATTGAACCCATTCATTTATACTTTAAGAAATAGAGAGGTGAACATTTCTGCAAGAAAATTACTAAGGcgattttctctcttttttctctaA